In bacterium, the following proteins share a genomic window:
- a CDS encoding sigma-54-dependent Fis family transcriptional regulator, with amino-acid sequence MLSTIAELGTPAPILVFDADDRFSVTLLEIIKPYGFSVDAVYNKSSLLRACKKGNYKVVFIDLKTAGTRSLDLVQRIKRMLPFIQPVIVFGWGSETGFNFSLNNNVFDFVRKPVDPEQIVFTIKNAADLSDLKRERWLLLKNAKEQFEIIGQSRPVLEIKNLIEKTWNSCINVLIIGDQGTGKELIANSIHMNSARAAMPFMHIDVKNENFRSLEKILFGSIDEINGLNQGVFSQAEHGTVYLSNIDKMDLKTQAKLLSLIEQGIVEVEGGTLSLGRDTRIIASSETGLEEAVLKGKFRRELLYRLNVINIKIPPLRDRKDDIPLLFDYFSNKFSKMYDCSGKTITPGVMKIIRDYDWPGNVGELRNFTARLFLFFKEEIRPEHADLLLKNWEWL; translated from the coding sequence ATGTTGTCAACGATTGCTGAACTCGGCACACCTGCACCGATTCTCGTTTTTGATGCGGATGATCGTTTCAGTGTGACTCTTTTGGAAATTATCAAACCGTATGGATTTTCTGTGGATGCGGTTTATAACAAGTCCAGTCTTTTGCGTGCATGTAAAAAAGGTAATTATAAAGTAGTTTTTATTGATTTGAAAACAGCCGGAACAAGAAGCCTTGACCTTGTACAAAGAATTAAAAGGATGCTTCCGTTTATCCAGCCTGTTATTGTTTTCGGCTGGGGAAGTGAAACCGGTTTTAATTTTTCACTTAATAATAATGTTTTTGATTTTGTAAGAAAGCCTGTCGATCCGGAGCAGATCGTATTTACCATAAAGAATGCAGCAGATTTATCTGACCTGAAACGTGAAAGATGGCTTTTACTTAAAAACGCAAAAGAACAGTTTGAAATTATCGGGCAGAGCAGGCCTGTATTGGAGATAAAAAATCTCATTGAAAAGACATGGAATTCCTGCATTAATGTTTTAATTATCGGAGATCAGGGAACAGGCAAGGAGCTGATTGCCAATTCAATTCATATGAATAGTGCAAGAGCGGCAATGCCCTTTATGCATATAGATGTAAAAAACGAAAATTTCAGGAGTCTGGAAAAAATACTTTTTGGCTCTATTGATGAAATAAATGGTTTGAATCAGGGAGTATTTTCACAAGCAGAGCACGGTACTGTATATTTGAGTAATATTGACAAAATGGATTTAAAGACTCAGGCAAAATTGCTGAGCCTTATTGAACAAGGTATTGTTGAAGTAGAGGGCGGAACTCTAAGCCTTGGCAGAGATACCAGAATTATTGCATCTTCGGAAACAGGCCTGGAAGAAGCAGTACTTAAAGGGAAGTTCAGAAGAGAACTTTTATACCGACTTAATGTTATAAATATAAAAATTCCGCCTCTAAGAGACAGAAAAGATGATATTCCTCTTCTTTTCGATTATTTTTCCAATAAATTTTCTAAAATGTATGATTGTTCCGGAAAAACCATAACCCCGGGTGTGATGAAGATTATCAGAGATTACGACTGGCCTGGCAATGTGGGAGAATTGAGAAATTTTACTGCAAGGCTGTTTCTCTTTTTTAAAGAAGAAATAAGGCCGGAACATGCTGATTTGCTGCTTAAAAACTGGGAATGGCTGTAA
- a CDS encoding VanZ family protein: MENASSLSAKRKFLAAHLPAFLMAVLILTVSSIPRLQAPSIGIELEDKAAHFFEYSIFSILVYRSLAAGRKSRREAFLLTIMFMFVFGAADELHQKFIPGRFAEVLDFIADVSGAVSGVILFHFLNKHYLMRK; encoded by the coding sequence ATGGAGAATGCATCATCTCTTTCTGCAAAAAGAAAGTTTTTGGCAGCTCATCTGCCTGCATTTTTAATGGCAGTTTTAATATTGACAGTATCGTCAATACCGAGGCTGCAAGCTCCGAGTATCGGAATAGAGCTTGAAGATAAGGCAGCACATTTTTTTGAATATTCTATTTTCTCGATTTTGGTCTACAGATCCCTTGCAGCAGGCAGAAAAAGCAGAAGAGAAGCATTTTTGTTAACAATTATGTTTATGTTTGTTTTTGGTGCAGCTGATGAACTGCACCAGAAGTTCATTCCCGGAAGATTTGCTGAAGTTCTTGATTTTATTGCTGATGTGTCAGGAGCAGTATCAGGAGTTATACTGTTTCATTTTTTGAATAAGCACTATTTAATGCGTAAATGA
- a CDS encoding sigma-70 family RNA polymerase sigma factor — MVKKNIQKFVDDALQGKQYAFKALMDRYQPGIFKMIYQIIKNREETEDLVQETFLKAFKSLESYNNKYAFSTWLYKIAFNHSIDTIRKRKLKTFSIDKPIKFSKGEITHEIKDESFSPDKNLLYKESIDNILEQIESLPEKYKRALVLRHQEDYSYEDISKILKIPIGTVKARIFRAREMLKKKIQE, encoded by the coding sequence GTGGTTAAAAAAAATATCCAAAAATTCGTTGATGATGCACTGCAGGGCAAGCAGTATGCATTTAAAGCCCTGATGGACAGGTATCAGCCGGGAATATTTAAAATGATATACCAAATCATTAAAAACAGAGAAGAGACTGAGGATCTGGTTCAGGAGACTTTTCTCAAAGCATTTAAGTCCCTGGAAAGCTACAACAACAAATATGCATTTTCAACATGGCTGTATAAAATTGCTTTTAACCACAGCATAGACACAATAAGAAAAAGAAAACTGAAAACATTTTCCATTGATAAACCGATAAAATTCAGCAAGGGTGAAATTACTCATGAGATAAAAGACGAATCATTCAGCCCGGATAAAAATCTTCTGTATAAAGAAAGCATTGACAATATTCTTGAGCAGATTGAATCCCTGCCTGAAAAATACAAACGTGCGCTTGTTCTAAGGCATCAGGAAGATTATTCTTATGAGGATATCAGCAAAATACTCAAAATTCCTATCGGAACTGTCAAAGCCAGAATCTTTCGGGCCAGAGAAATGTTAAAAAAGAAAATACAGGAATAA
- a CDS encoding polymer-forming cytoskeletal protein, which produces MKKIQSLFIILSLFVSAYAQQDTSAAKRQLKKLRENMRLYSDVLIQHKSDNSESPDPVFQINIKADAIDSMLKYMPKLSKMALQTKGSRDTLLLYFAHILNNPNRTQRKGIVKFGDDVLVGRNEFVTGDIVVIGGNADIYGEVEGGVIVVSGHIRLASTSLIHKDVVSVFGTTDIDRGAHIMGSTNIFNLGKVLSLPFFKIRKFPFIALIIRLMWFFITLSVITIIFYSFKESIERVHAYFSKYYLKSLVIGVIGIIVLPAVFLILVTTIIGIPVAIFLLPIAVLSAFLVGITACSLSVGKHILPRAGVKTKSAFIILLTGFFAVELPSILMKISSFISPILQTTFFLTVIVVYIIAWIPGFGATIATRFGRK; this is translated from the coding sequence ATGAAAAAAATCCAGTCTTTATTTATCATTCTATCTCTTTTTGTTTCTGCTTATGCACAGCAGGACACATCCGCTGCAAAAAGGCAGTTAAAAAAGCTTCGTGAAAATATGCGGCTCTATTCAGATGTATTAATTCAGCATAAAAGTGACAATTCGGAATCTCCTGACCCTGTATTCCAGATAAATATCAAAGCAGATGCTATTGACTCAATGTTAAAATACATGCCGAAACTTTCAAAAATGGCATTACAAACAAAAGGCAGCAGGGACACCTTGCTCCTCTATTTTGCACACATTCTCAACAACCCCAACAGGACACAGCGTAAAGGTATTGTCAAATTCGGTGACGATGTACTTGTAGGCCGCAATGAATTTGTGACAGGAGATATAGTTGTGATCGGAGGCAATGCTGATATTTACGGTGAAGTAGAAGGCGGGGTAATTGTTGTGTCAGGGCATATCCGCCTTGCATCAACAAGTTTAATTCATAAAGATGTTGTAAGTGTGTTCGGTACAACTGATATAGATCGCGGAGCACACATCATGGGCTCAACCAACATATTTAATCTTGGCAAAGTACTAAGCCTTCCCTTTTTTAAAATCAGAAAATTTCCATTTATAGCACTCATAATCAGGCTGATGTGGTTCTTTATAACGCTTTCTGTCATAACGATAATTTTCTACTCTTTTAAAGAATCCATAGAAAGGGTGCATGCATATTTCTCAAAATACTATCTTAAATCACTTGTAATAGGCGTAATAGGAATAATTGTTCTGCCTGCTGTTTTCCTTATTCTTGTAACAACTATAATCGGTATTCCCGTAGCCATTTTCCTGCTCCCGATTGCTGTTCTCTCCGCTTTTCTTGTAGGGATAACAGCTTGCAGCCTTTCAGTAGGGAAGCATATTCTTCCAAGAGCGGGAGTGAAAACAAAATCCGCATTTATTATTTTATTAACCGGATTTTTCGCAGTAGAACTTCCGTCAATCCTCATGAAAATTTCATCCTTTATCAGCCCGATTCTGCAGACAACTTTCTTCCTGACTGTTATTGTAGTTTATATTATTGCCTGGATTCCCGGATTCGGTGCAACAATAGCAACAAGATTCGGCAGGAAATAA